One Salvia splendens isolate huo1 chromosome 22, SspV2, whole genome shotgun sequence DNA segment encodes these proteins:
- the LOC121785868 gene encoding 65-kDa microtubule-associated protein 2-like gives MDIKQTTCGSLLQQLQQIWDKVCENYEERDKILLQLDQECLDVYKRKVDLTLKSRAHLLQTLADARVELTNLLSAFGEKNYVGIPDKTSGTNKEQLQEHICGDCWS, from the exons ATGGATATAAAGCAAACCACTTGCGGATCTTTGCTGCAGCAACTGCAG CAAATTTGGGATAAAGTTTGTGAAAATTACGAAGAGCGGGACAAAATTCTTCTTCAATTGGATCAGGAGTGCTTGGATGTGTACAAGAGAAAAGTTGACCTGACATTGAAATCTAGAGCCCACCTTCTTCAGACACTGGCAGATGCTAGAGTTGAACTCACCAATCTATTATCAGCTTTTGGAGAAAAGAATTATGTCGGAATT CCTGACAAGACGTCAGGAACGAACAAGGAACAGCTTCAAG AACATATCTGCGGAGATTGCTGGAGCTAG
- the LOC121785867 gene encoding 65-kDa microtubule-associated protein 2-like: MDMKQTTCGSLLQQLQQIWDKVCENYEERDKILLQLDQECLDVYKRKVDLTLKSRAHLLQTLADARVELTNLLSAFGEKNYVGIPDKTSGTNKEQLQEHICGDCWS, from the exons ATGGATATGAAGCAAACCACTTGCGGATCTTTGCTGCAGCAACTGCAG CAAATTTGGGATAAAGTTTGTGAAAATTACGAAGAGCGGGACAAAATTCTTCTTCAATTAGATCAGGAGTGCTTGGATGTGTACAAGAGAAAAGTTGACCTGACATTGAAATCTAGAGCCCACCTTCTTCAGACACTGGCAGATGCTAGAGTTGAACTCACCAATCTATTATCAGCTTTTGGAGAAAAGAATTATGTCGGAATT CCTGACAAGACGTCAGGAACGAACAAGGAACAGCTTCAAG AACATATCTGCGGAGATTGCTGGAGCTAG
- the LOC121785864 gene encoding protein MOR1-like isoform X2, with translation MPKSRCLSVNDTVEAMKVEVKNKVRLVRSMTLSCVTFCIETVTERPYLRFTRNMFPYAWRLICMDYQALNDGTPDVRNAAFSALAAISKMVGMRPLEKSPEKSG, from the exons ATGCCTAAGTCCAGATGCTTGAGTGTAAATGACACTGTTGAAG CTATGAAGGTGGAAGTGAAAAACAAAGTTCGTCTTGTAAGATCGATGACGTTGAGCTGTGTTACATTCTGTATTGAAACAGTAACAGAGCGACCATACTTAAGGTTCACGAGGAATATGTTCCCATATGCATGGAG ATTGATCTGCATGGATTATCAGGCCCTTAATGATGGAACACCTGATGTGAGGAATGCAGCTTTCTCAGCTTTGGCGGCTATTTCCAAG atggTTGGCATGAGACCTTTGGAAAAGTCTCCAGAAAAATCTGGATGA
- the LOC121785864 gene encoding 65-kDa microtubule-associated protein 2-like isoform X1 produces the protein MDMKQTTCGSLLQQLQQIWDKVCENYEERDKILLQLDQECLDVYKRKVDLTLKSRAHLLQTRADARVELTNLLSAFGEKNYVRIPDKTSGTNKEQLQEHICGDCWN, from the exons ATGGATATGAAGCAAACCACTTGTGGATCTTTGCTGCAGCAACTGCAG CAAATTTGGGATAAAGTTTGTGAAAATTACGAAGAGCGGGACAAAATTCTTCTTCAATTGGATCAGGAGTGCTTGGATGTGTACAAGAGAAAAGTTGACCTGACATTGAAATCTAGAGCCCACCTTCTTCAGACACGGGCAGATGCTAGAGTTGAACTCACCAATCTATTATCAGCTTTTGGAGAAAAGAATTATGTCAGAATT CCTGACAAGACGTCAGGAACGAACAAGGAACAGCTTCAAG AACATATCTGCGGAGATTGCTGGAACTAG